Proteins encoded in a region of the Takifugu flavidus isolate HTHZ2018 chromosome 10, ASM371156v2, whole genome shotgun sequence genome:
- the ubr5 gene encoding E3 ubiquitin-protein ligase UBR5 isoform X2, translating into MTSIHFVVHPLPGTEDQLNDRLREVSEKLNKYSYNSHPHLGLLEQATLKQCVVGPNHAGFLLEDGRVCRISFAVQPDRLELSKPDGSDGSKLSSGSGTGRSSRPGRTSDPPWFLSGSDTLGRLAGNTLGSRWSSGVNGGNGGGGSGGGAGGGGAGGGSSGGSGSGSGGGGGGTSGRSSTAARDSRRQTRVIRTGRDRGSGLLGSQPQPVIPASVIPEELITQAQVVLQGKSRSVIIRELQRTNLDVNLAVNNLLSRDDEDGDDGDDTASESYLPGEDLMSLLDADIHSAHPSVIIDADAMFSEDISYFGYPSFRRSSLSRLGPSRVLLLPLERDSELLRERESVLRLRERRWLDGASFDTERGSTSREGEANLDKKSIPVQSPVSLGEELQWWPDKDGVKFVSIGAMFSELVAVSSKGELYQWKWTEPEPFRNAQNPSIHHPRVSFLGLANEKITLLSANSIRATVATETNKVATWVDETLSSMASKLEHSAQAFPELQGERMVSLNCCALYTCAQLENGLYWWGVVPFSQRKKMLEKARAKNKKPKSSAGMSSIPNITVGTQVCLRNNPLYHAGAVAFSVSAGIPKVGVLLESVWNMNDSCRFQLRSPESLKTMEKTAKTQEIKTESKPELVKTEMGPPPSPASTCSDTSSIASSASLPYKRRRSTPAPKEEEKVNEEQWPLREVVFVEDVKNVPVGKVLKVDGAYVAVKFPGTSSSVSNQSSAAPADSDPSSLLQDCRLLRIDELQVVKTGGTPKVPDCFQRTPKKLCIPEKAEILAVNVDSKGVHAVLKTGNWVRYCIFDLATGKAEQENNFPTSNLAFLGQSERNVAIFTAGQESPIILRDGNGTIYPMVKDCVGGIRDPDWLDLPPINSLGMGVHSLANLPSNSTIKKKAAIIIMAVEKQTLMQHVLRCDYEACRQYLVNLEQAFMLDQGSQALGALLDHRCDGNRNILHAAVSVCFPVSNKETKEEEEAERSERNTFAERLSAVEAIANAISVVSSNSSGNRTGSSSSRGLRLREMMRRSLRAAGVGRHESGPSSSDHQDPVSPPIAPPSWVPDPPPMDPDGDIDFILAPAVGSLTTASTGTSQGPSTSTIPGPSNESPVVESKDRKANAHLILKLMCDSVVLRPHLRELLSAKDARGMTPFMLAVSGRAYPAAITVLEAAQKMAKVGDPGITEKEDADSVFMEMICPSGTNPDDSPLYVLCCNDTCSFTWTGAEHINQDIFECRTCGLLESLCCCTECARVCHKGHDCKLKRTSPTAYCDCWEKCKCKTLIAGQKAARLDLLYRLLTTTNLVTTPNSRGEHILLFLVQTVARQSVEHCQYRPPRIREDRNRKATNAEDSDMPDHDLEPPRFAQLALERVLQDWNALKSMIMFGSEENKDPLSASSRIAHLLSEEQVYLNQQSGTIRLDCFTHCLIVKCAPDITFIDTLLSTLVRELQNKYTPGRREEAVNVTRRFLRSVARVFVILSVEMASSKKKNNFIPQPIGKCRRVFQALLPYAVEELCNVAESLIVPVRMGIARPTAPFTLASTSIDAVQGSEELFSVEPLPPRPSPDQSSSSSQTAASYIIRNPQPRHSSQSQPVRGRDEEQDDIVSADVEEVEVVEGVAGEEDHHDDQEEQGEENPETEGQHDEHDEDGSDMELDLLAAAETESDSESNHSNQDNASGRRSVVTAATAGSEAGSRVSLAFPIFGASSVPAFFSEDDSQSNDSSDSDSSSSQSDDVDQETFLLDEPLERTTSSSHANSAAQAPRSMQWAVRNTPSQRASGSAPSNSSTPSASSTGLIYIDPTNLRRSSAISSSAAAAAAALEASNSSSYLTSASSLARAYSIVIRQISDLMSLIPKYNHLVYSQYPAAVKLTYHDAVNLQNYVEEKLIPTWNWMVSIMDSTEAQLRYGSALSSAGDPGHPSHPLHASQHSARRERINAREEASLRTLEGRRRAATLLTARQGMMSARGDFLNYALSLMRSHNDEHSDVLPVLDVCSLKHVAYVFQALIYWIKAMNQQTTLDTPQMDRKRNREILELGLDNEDSEHENDEDTNQSSTLQDKDEDPVPAETGQNHPFFRRSDSMTFLGCIPPNPFDVPLPEAIPLADQPHLLQPNARKEDLFGRPSQGLYSSSFMANKGLAEASVDRNCLEVNMGSSLPSPSQILPTKMSYSANLKNVMSMESGQRNTGTQSIADHEMDTSKPGPSPQDLAAQLKSSLLAEIGLTESDGPPLPSFRPHCSFMGMMISHDMLLGRWRLSLELFGRVFMEDVGAEPGSILTELGGFEVKESKFRREMEKLRNLQSRDLALEVDRDRDQLIQQTMRQLNAHFGRRCTTTPMAVHRVKVTFKDEPGEGSGVARSFYTAIALALLSNDKLPNLDCVQSVSKGMQASSTCHHDYNSNLMQRLRNRDRERERRSGGLRAGSRRDRDRDSRRQLSIDTRPFRPSSEGNPSDEPDPLPAHRQALGERLYPRVHAMQPAFASKITGMLLELSPAQLLLLLASEDSLRARVEEAMELLIAHGRENGADSILDLGLLEAPEKAQQQENRKRHGSTRSVVDMELDDPDDGEDNAPLFYQPGKRGFYSPRPGKNTEARLNCFRNIGRILGLCLLQNELCPITLNRHVIKVLLGRKVNWHDFAFFDPVMYESLRQLIRHSQAGEADAVFAAMDLAFAIDLCKEEGAGQVELLSGGVNMPVTPLNVYEYVRKYAEHRMLVVAEQPLHAMRKGLLDVLPKNALEDLTAEDFRLLVNGCGEVNVQMLISFTSFNDESGENADKLLQFKRWFWSIVEKMSMTERQDLVYFWTSSPSLPASEEGFQPMPSITIRPPDDQHLPTANTCISRLYVPLYSSKQILKQKLLLAIKTKNFGFV; encoded by the exons gCTCCGCGAAGTCTCAGAAAAACTCAACAAATACAGCTACAACAG CCACCCTCACCTCGGTCTGCTGGAGCAGGCCACCCTAAAACAATGTGTGGTCGGTCCCAACCACGCTGGATTTCTGCTGGAG gacGGACGGGTGTGTAGGATCAGCTTTGCTGTCCAGCCCGATCGCCTGGAGCTCAGCAAACCGGATGGCAGCGATGG TTCAAAGTTGAGCAGTGGTTCAGGGACAGGAAGGAGCTCCAGGCCAGGCAGGACTAGTGATCCGCCCTGGTTCCTGTCTGGCTCTGACACACTTGGCAGACTGGCAGGCAACACCCTTGG GAGTCGTTGGAGCTCGGGCGTGAATGGAGGTAACGGAGGAGGCGGAAGTGGCGGCGGAGCCGGGGGAGGCGGcgcaggagggggcagcagcggAGGAAGCGGAAGCGggagcggcggtggcggcggaggGACGTCCGGGAGGTCGTCCACAGCGGCTCGGGATTCTCGTCGGCAGACCAGGGTGATCCGCACGGGCAGGGACCGCGGCTCAGGCCTTCTTGGTAGCCAGCCTCAGCCGGTTATTCCGGCTTCTGTCATCCCAGAGGAGCTCATCACTCAG GCTCAGGTTGTCCTACAGGGAAAGTCCAGGAGTGTCATCATCAGGGAACTCCAGCGGACCAACCTGGACGTCAACCTTGCTGTCAACAACTTGCTGAGTCGGGACGATGAAGATGGAGACGACGGAGACGACACGGCCAGCGAGTCCTACCTCCCTGGAG AAGACCTGATGTCGCTGCTGGACGCAGACATTCACTCGGCTCATCCTAGTGTGATCATTGATGCCGACGCCATGTTCTCTGAGGACATCAGTTACTTTGGATACCCGTCTTTTAGACGCTCCTCGCTGTCTCGCCTGGGACCCTCCAGAG TTCTCCTTCTTCCTTTAGAGCGCGACTCAGAGCTGTTGCGTGAGCGCGAGTCTGTGTTGAGGTTGCGTGAGCGGCGATGGCTGGATGGAGCCTCGTTCGACACGGAACGAGGCTCCACCAGCCGTGAAGGTGAGGCCAACTTGGACAAGAAGAGCATTCCTGTCCAAAGCCCAGTCTCTTTGGGAGAGGAGCTCCAGTGGTGGCCAGACAAG GACGGTGTGAAGTTTGTAAGCATTGGAGCCATGTTTTCAGAACTGGTGGCTGTCAGCTCCAAAGGGGAACTGTATCAGTGGAAGTGGACTGAGCCGGAACCATTTAGAAATGCACAG AATCCTTCCATTCATCACCCACGTGTGTCATTCCTGGGCTTGGCCAATGAGAAGATCACCTTATTGTCTGCCAACAGTATCAGAGCGACTGTAGCTACAGAGACCAACAAG GTGGCAACGTGGGTGGATGAAACACTGAGCTCCATGGCCTCCAAGTTGGAACACAGTGCTCAGGCTTTCCCCGAGCTACAAGGGGAACGTATGGTGTCCCTGAACTGCTGTGCACTCTACACATGTGCACAGCTGGAGAATGGCCTCTACTGGTG GGGTGTTGTGCCTTTTAGTCAACGGAAGAAGATGCTTGAAAAGGCCAGAGCAAAGAACAAAAAGCCAAAGTCTAGTGCTGGCATGTCCTCGATCCCCAACATCACCGTGggaacacag gtgtgtttgaggaATAATCCCCTTTATCATGCCGGTGCAGTGGCCTTCTCCGTCAGTGCTGGCATTCCTAAAGTCGGTGTGCTTTTGGAGTCTGTCTGGAACATGAATGACAGTTGCAGGTTCCAGCTTCGCTCACCAGAAAGCCTCAAGACTATGGAGAAGACCGCCAAGACCCAGGAAATCAA GACAGAAAGCAAGCCAGAGCTGGTAAAGACCGAGATgggtcctcctccttccccagcATCCACCTGCAGTGATACCTCGTCCATTGCTAGTAGTGCCTCACTGCCCTACA AACGAAGGCGTTCTACTCCTGCtcctaaagaagaagaaaaggtgaACGAGGAGCAGTGGCCTCTCAGGGAGGTGGTGTTTGTTGAGGATGTTAAAAATGTCCCTGTAGGAAAG GTCCTTAAAGTGGATGGTGCCTATGTTGCTGTAAAGTTTCCAGGCACATCGAGCAGCGTGAGCAACCAGAGcagtgctgctccagctgattCAGACCCGTCATCGCTGCTACAGGATTGTAGACTCCTTAGAATAGATGAGCTGCAG GTAGTAAAAACTGGTGGAACTCCAAAAGTTCCAGATTGTTTCCAGCGCACACCCAAAAAACTGTGTATCCCAGAGAAAGCTGAGATTTTGGCTGTGAACGTTGACTCCAAAG GAGTTCATGCAGTGTTGAAAACTGGTAACTGGGTACGGTACTGTATCTTTGACCTGGCCACAGGCAAAGCTGAACAGGAGAATAATTTTCCTACTAGCAACCTAGCCTTCTTGGGGCAGAGTGAGCGTAACGTTGCTATTTTTACAGCTGGGCAG GAATCTCCAATTATCCTCAGAGATGGAAATGGCACAATCTATCCCATGGTCAAAGACTGTGTGGGTGGGATTCGGGATCCTGACTGGTTGGACCTGCCACCCATAAACAGCCTGGGGATGGGTGTTCACTCTTTGGCCAATCTCCCGTCCAACTCCACAATTAAGAAGAAGgctgctattattattatggctGTGGAG AAACAGACACTCATGCAGCACGTGTTGCGTTGTGATTACGAAGCATGTCGACAGTACCTGGTCAACCTCGAGCAGGCTTTCATGTTGGATCAGGGCAGCCAGGCCCTTGGAGCTCTTCTAGATCATCGCTGTGATGGAAATCGCAACATCCTCCATGctgctgtctctgtctgctTCCCTGTTAGTAACAAAGAGaccaaagaggaggaag AAGCTGAGAGGTCTGAGAGAAACACATTTGCAGAGCGCCTGTCGGCTGTGGAGGCCATAGCCAATGCTATTTCTGTGGTTTCAAGCAACAGTTCTGGGAATAGGACTGGCTCCTCCAGTAGCAGAGG CCTCCGCCTCAGGGAGATGATGCGGAGGTCTCTGAGAGCAGCAGGTGTTGGCCGTCATGAGTCTGGCCCATCGTCTAGTGACCACCAGGATCCCGTATCACCACCAATTGCCCCGCCAAGTTGGGTTCCTGATCCTCCACCCATGGACCCTG ATGGCGACATCGATTTCATTTTAGCCCCTGCTGTAGGGTCACTCACCACTGCTTCCACTGGAACCAGCCAGGGCCCCAGCACCTCAACAATACCAG GACCCTCAAATGAGTCTCCTGTGGTTGAATCTAAAGACAGGAAAGCCAATGCCCACCTCATCCTAAAGCTGATGTGTGACAGCGTTGTTCTGAGGCCGCATTTAAGGGAGCTCCTTTCTGCTAA GGATGCACGTGGAATGACCCCTTTCATGCTTGCCGTTAGTGGGAGGGCGTACCCAGCAGCCATCACAGTACTGGAGGCGGCTCAGAAAATGGCCAAGG TGGGTGACCCAGGCATCACAGAAAAGGAAGATGCTGACTCGGTGTTCATGGAAATGATTTGCCCTTCTGGGACCAATCCAGATGATTCCCCTCTGTACGTTCTCTGCTGCAACGATACCTGCAGCTTCACTTGGACTGGAGCTGAGCACATTAACCAG GACATCTTTGAGTGTCGAACGTGTGGACTGCTCGagtctctctgctgctgcaccgaGTGTGCAAGAGTGTGTCACAAAGGACACGACTGCAA GCTGAAAAGAACGTCCCCCACAGCATATTGTGATTGCTGGGAAAAATGCAAGTGCAAAACTCTTATTGCTGGACAGAAGGCGGCCCGCCTGGATCTGCTGTACAGGTTACTCACCACCACGAACCTGGTCACCACGCCAAACAGTCG GGGAGAGCATATTTTACTGTTCCTGGTACAGACTGTTGCCAGGCAGAGTGTGGAACACTGTCAGTACAGACCACCACGCAtcagagaggacaggaaccgCAAAGCCACGAATGCTGAAG ACTCTGATATGCCAGATCATGATCTGGAACCGCCTCGATTTGCGCAGCTGGCATTGGAAAGAGTTCTACAGGACTGGAATGCTCTTAAGTCCATGATCATGTTTGGCTCAGAGGAGAATAAAGACCC TCTTAGTGCCAGCAGCAGAATCGCCCATCTCCTTTCTGAAGAACAAGTCTACTTGAATCAGCAAAGTGGCACCATTCGCCTTGACTGTTTCACCCATTGCCTCATTGTCAAGTGTGCTCCTGACATCACT TTCATAGATACTTTACTGAGTACGCTAGTGAGGGAACTACAGAACAAGTACACTCCTGGACGAAGAGAGGAGGCAGTGAATGTCACCAGGAGGTTCCTGCGCTCTGTCGCCAGGGTGTTTGTGATCCTAAGTGTGGAGATGGCCTCATCCAAGAAAAAGAA CAACTTTATCCCTCAGCCCATCGGGAAATGTCGCAGAGTTTTCCAGGCTCTGCTGCCCTATGCCGTGGAGGAGCTGTGTAACGTAGCGGAGTCACTGATTGTTCCAGTGCGAATGGGCATAGCGAGACCTACTGCTCCGTTCACTTTGGCCAGCACCAGTATTGATGCGGTTCAGGGCAGCGAAGAGCTCTTCTCTGTTGAGCCGCTGCCCCCCAGACCCTCGCCTGACCAGTCCAGCAG CTCTAGTCAGACAGCTGCGTCTTACATCATCAGGAACCCCCAGCCTCGGCACAGCAGCCAGTCTCAGCCTGTCAGAGGGAGAGACGAGGAGCAGGATGACATCGTGTCAGCAGATGTGGAAGAG GTTGAGGTGGTTGAGGGAGTCGCAGGGGAGGAAGACCATCATGATGACCAAGAAGAACAGGGAGAGGAAAATCCAGAAACTGAAGGGCAGCATGATGAACATGACGAGGACG GAAGCGACATGGAGCTCGATCTGCTGGCTGCCGCTGAAACAGAGAGCGACAGTGAAAGCAACCACAGCAATCAGGACAATGCCAGCGGCCGCAGGAGTGTTGTCACGGCAGCAACTGCGGGTTCTGAAGCAG GCAGTAGGGTGTCCTTGgcatttcctatttttg GTGCGAGTAGTGTCCCTGCCTTCTTTTCAGAGGATGACTCTCAGTCCAATGACTCGAGTgactcagacagcagcagcagtcagagtGATGATGTGGACCAGGAAACGTTCCTTTTGGATGAGCCTTTGGAAAGGACAACCAGTTCTTCCCACGCCAACAGTGCTGCCCAAGCTCCCCGTTCCATGCAGTGGGCTGTGAGGAACACCCCCAGCCAGAGAGCCTCTGGAAGTGCTCCATCCAACTCCTCAACACCATCTG CAAGTTCCACGGGTCTGATATATATCGACCCTACCAACCTACGGCGTTCAAGTGCCATCAGCTccagcgctgcagctgcagcggcagctCTGGAAGCTAGTAATTCTAGCAGCTATTTAACATCTGCCAGCAGCCTGGCCCGGGCTTACAGCATTGTCATCAGGCAAATCTCAGACCTCATGAGTCTGATTCCCAAGTATAACCATCTGGTCTACTCCCAATACCCCGCAGCTGTAAAACTCACCTATCACGATGCAGTCAACCTGCAG AATTATGTTGAAGAAAAGCTGATTCCCACCTGGAACTGGATGGTGTCCATTATGGATTCTACTGAGGCTCAGTTACGTTATGGCTCAGCGTTGTCATCTGCTGGAGACCCTGGCCACCCCAGTCACCCGCTCCATGCTTCACAGCACTCTGCCCGCAGGGAGCGCATCAATGCACGAGAGGAGGCCAGCCTCCGCACCCTGGAAGGTCGAAG GAGAGCAGCTACCCTACTGACAGCTCGCCAGGGCATGATGTCAGCACGGGGTGACTTCCTGAACTACGCCTTGTCACTGATGCGCTCCCATAACGATGAGCACTCTGATGTGCTTCCCGTTCTCGACGTATGCTCATTGAAACACGTGGCCTATGTTTTCCAGGCTCTTATTTATTGGATTAAGGCCATGAACCAGCAGACCACTTTAGATACCCcacagatggacagaaaaag AAATCGAGAGATTCTCGAACTTGGTTTGGACAATGAGGATTCTGAACATGAGAACGATGAGGACACTAACCAGA GTTCAACTTTGCAGGATAAGGATGAGGACCCTGTTCCCGCTGAAACGGGTCAGAATCACCCTTTCTTCCGTCGGTCTGACTCCATGACCTTCCTTGGCTGCATCCCGCCCAACCCCTTTGATGTTCCTTTGCCTGAGGCCATTCCACTGGCAGACCAGCCgcacctcctgcag CCCAATGCCAGAAAGGAGGATCTGTTTGGCCGTCCCTCCCAGGGCTTGTACTCATCCTCCTTCATGGCAAACAAAGGCCTAGCTGAGGCAAGCGTGGACAGGAACTGCCTGGAGGTAAACATGGGCTCCTCTCTACCCTCCCCCTCTCAG ATCCTGCCCACTAAGATGTCTTACTCGGCAAACTTGAAGAATGTGATGAGCATGGAATCTGGCCAGCGCAATACTGGAACCCAGTCCATTGCCGACCATGAAATGGATACTTCAAAACCAGGGCCTTCACCCCAAGACCTGGCTGCCCAGCTTAAGAGCAGCCTCCTCGCCGAGATCGGCCTCACTGAGAGCGATGGGCCTCCTCTGCCTTCATTCAG ACCCCACTGTAGTTTCATGGGGATGATGATCTCACACGACATGCTACTGGGCCGCTGGCGTCTCTCACTGGAGCTCTTTGGGCGCGTCTTCATGGAGGATGTTGGAGCTGAGCCCGGATCG ATCCTTACAGAGTTGGGTGGGTTTGAGGTAAAGGAATCCAAGTTCCGACGGGAAATGGAGAAGTTGAGGAACCTGCAATCCCGTGACCTGGCCCTGGAGGTGGATCGGGATCGAGACCAGCTAATACAGCAGACCATGCGCCAGTTGAACGCACACTTCGGCAGACGCTGCACAACCACGCCCATGGCCGTGCATCGGGTGAAGGTGACCTTCAAAGATGAGCCGGGCGAGGGCAGCGGCGTCGCCCGCAGCTTCTACACAGCCATCGCTCTGGCCCTCCTCTCCAATGACAAACTGCCCAACCTGGACTGTGTCCAGAGTGTCAGCAAGGGAATGCAGGCCAGCAGTACGTGTCATCACGATTACAATTCAA ATCTAATGCAGCGTTTGAGGAACAGAGATCGTGAAAGGGAGAGAAGAAGTGGAGGGCTTCGAGCAGGATCTCGGAGAGACCGTGACAG AGACTCAAGGAGACAGTTGTCAATCGACACGAGGCCGTTCAGGCCGTCGTCAGAGGGAAACCCCAGTGACGAGCCTGACCCGCTGCCTGCACATCGACAGGCGTTGGGTGAAAGGCTCTACCCACGTGTCCACGCAATGCAACCG GCCTTTGCCAGCAAAATCACAGGCATGTTGCTGGAGCTGTCCCCAGCCCAGTTGCTTTTGCTTCTGGCGAGTGAGGATTCTCTTAGAGCCAGAGTGGAGGAAGCCATGGAACTGCTCATCGCTCATGGAAG AGAAAATGGTGCCGACAGCATATTGGACCTTGGTCTTCTGGAAGCTCCGGAAAAAGCACAA CAGCAAGAGAACCGCAAGCGTCATGGCTCAACTCGAAGCGTAGTCGATATGGAATTAGATGACCCAGATGATGGAGAAGACAACGCTCCTCTCTTTTACCAGCCAGGCAAGCGGGGCTTCTACTCCCCTCGCCCTGGCAAGAACACAGAAGCCAGGCTTAACTGCTTCCGTAACATTGGCAG AATATTGGGGTTATGTCTACTTCAGAACGAACTCTGTCCAATCACGTTAAACAGACATGTCATCAAAGTGCTGCTTGGAAGGAAG GTAAACTGGCACGACTTTGCCTTCTTCGACCCAGTTATGTACGAGAGCTTGCGGCAGCTTATCCGCCACTCTCAGGCTGGTGAAGCAGATGCAGTATTTGCTGCGATGGATTTGGCCTTTGCCATTGACCTCTGTAAAGAGGAAGGGGCAGGACAG GTGGAGCTTCTCTCTGGTGGGGTCAACATGCCAGTAACACCTCTTAACGTGTATGAGTATGTAAGGAAGTACGCTGAGCACCGAATGCTTGTTGTTGCTGAGCAGCCTCTTCAT GCGATGAGGAAAGGTTTACTGGATGTACTCCCTAAGAACGCCCTGGAGGACTTGACCGCGGAGGACTTCAGGCTGCTGGTCAACGGCTGCGGGGAAGTCAACGTCCAGATGCTCATCAGCTTCACCTCCTTCAACGACGAGTCTG GGGAAAATGCAGACAAGCTACTGCAGTTTAAACGCTGGTTTTGGTCTATTGTGGAGAAGATGAGCATGACTGAAAGGCAAGATCTG GTGTACTTCTGGACCTCAAGCCCTTCTTTGCCAGCCAGTGAGGAGGGCTTCCAACCGATGCCCTCCATTACCATCCGGCCTCCGGACGACCAGCACCTTCCCACAGCCAATACTTGCATTTCACGTCTTTACGTGCCACTCTATTCGTCAAAGCAGATACTCAAACAAAAACTCCTGCTAGCCATTAAGACCAAGAATTTTGGTTTTGTCTAG